In a genomic window of Vulpes lagopus strain Blue_001 chromosome 13, ASM1834538v1, whole genome shotgun sequence:
- the LOC121474770 gene encoding LOW QUALITY PROTEIN: histone deacetylase 1-like (The sequence of the model RefSeq protein was modified relative to this genomic sequence to represent the inferred CDS: substituted 2 bases at 2 genomic stop codons) yields the protein MAQTQDTRRKVCYYXDGDVGNYYYGQGHPMKPHRIRMTHNLLLNYGLYXKMEIYRPHKANAEEMTKYHSDDYIKFLRSIRPDNMSEYSKQMQRFNVGEDCPVFDGLFEFCQLSTGGSVASAVTLNKQQTDIAVNWAGGLHHAKKSEASGFCYVSDIVLAILELLKYHQRVLYIDMDIHHGDGVEEAFYTTDRVMTVSFHKYGEYFPGTGDLRDIGAGKGKYYAVNYPLRDGIDDESYEAIFKPVMSKVMEMFQPSAVVLRCGSGSLSGDRLGCFNLTIKGHAKCVEFVKSFNLPLLMLGGGGYTIRNVARCWTYETAVALDTEIPNELPYNDYFEYFGPDFKLHISPSNMTNQNTNEYLEKIKQRLFENLRMLPHAPGVQMQVIPEDAIPEESGDEDEEDPDKCISICSSDKRIACEEEFTDSDEEGEGGRKNSSNFKKAKRVKTEDEKEKDPEEKKEVTEEEKTKEEKQEAKGVKEEVKLA from the coding sequence ATGGCGCAGACTCAGGACACCAGGAGGAAAGTCTGTTACTACTAGGACGGGGATGTTGGAAATTACTATTATGGACAAGGCCACCCAATGAAGCCTCACCGAATCCGTATGACTCACAATTTGCTACTTAACTATGGTCTCTACTGAAAAATGGAAATCTATCGCCCTCACAAAGCCAATGCCGAGGAGATGACCAAGTACCACAGTGATGACTACATTAAATTCTTGCGCTCCATCCGCCCAGATAACATGTCCGAGTACAGCAAGCAGATGCAGAGATTCAACGTCGGTGAGGACTGTCCAGTATTTGACGGCCTGTTTGAATTCTGTCAGTTATCTACTGGTGGCTCTGTGGCGAGCGCTGTGACATTGAATAAGCAGCAGACAGACATCGCTGTGAATTGGGCCGGGGGGCTGCACCATGCAAAGAAGTCTGAGGCATCTGGCTTCTGTTACGTCAGTGATATCGTCTTGGCCATCCTGGAACTGCTAAAGTATCACCAGAGGGTGCTGTATATTGACATGGATATTCACCACGGCGATGGCGTGGAAGAGGCCTTCTATACCACAGACCGGGTCATGACTGTGTCCTTTCATAAATACGGAGAGTACTTCCCAGGAACTGGGGACCTACGGGATATTGGGGCTGGCAAAGGCAAGTATTATGCTGTTAACTACCCGCTCCGAGATGGGATTGATGACGAGTCCTATGAGGCCATTTTCAAGCCGGTCATGTCCAAAGTGATGGAGATGTTCCAGCCCAGTGCGGTGGTCTTACGGTGTGGCTCTGGCTCCCTGTCTGGGGATCGGTTAGGTTGCTTCAATCTCACGATCAAAGGGCACGCCAAGTGTGTGGAGTTTGTGAAGAGCTTCAACCTGCCCCTGCTGATGCTGGGAGGAGGCGGCTACACCATCCGTAATGTGGCCCGCTGCTGGACATATGAAACAGCTGTGGCCCTGGACACGGAAATCCCGAATGAGCTTCCGTACAATGACTACTTTGAATACTTTGGACCAGATTTCAAACTTCACATCAGTCCTTCCAATATGACCAACCAGAATACCAATGAATACCTAGAGAAGATCAAGCAGCGACTGTTTGAGAACCTGAGAATGCTGCCCCACGCACCTGGGGTCCAAATGCAGGTGATTCCTGAGGATGCCATTCCAGAGGAGAGTGGTGACGAGGACGAAGAAGACCCTGACAAGTGCATCTCTATCTGTTCATCTGACAAACGAATTGCCTGTGAGGAAGAGTTCACGGACTCTGatgaggagggagaaggtggTCGTAAGAACTCTTCCAACTTCAAAAAAGCCAAGAGAGTCAAAACTGAGGACGAAAAAGAGAAAGacccagaagagaagaaagaagtcacagaagaggagaaaaccaAGGAGGAGAAGCAAGAAGCCAAAGGGGTCAAGGAGGAGGTCAAGTTGGCCTGA